A stretch of Candidatus Nanogingivalaceae bacterium DNA encodes these proteins:
- a CDS encoding HAMP domain-containing histidine kinase, which yields MNEREFLNLVAKESSFLVAAHEMKTPLSIIRQLSLTLNDDGTEISDDERSRILRQIDITSERALRLVQDLTKISKLEDAMFELEPINSKKICCDVVSEISDVFKLHNRVIRFKNVRKNELIVANYELLRSVLMNFSDNALYSSNEKTEVEIKVSNIGEKVRISVRDFGDELPLSIWRAVKKQNHQPVQASSRPQSSGLGIFIAQSFATAMGAKIGVIRHRNGSTFYIDLNRSGQLSLL from the coding sequence ATGAATGAGCGGGAGTTTTTAAATCTGGTAGCAAAAGAAAGTAGTTTTCTTGTTGCTGCTCACGAGATGAAAACCCCGCTTTCTATTATCCGGCAACTTTCGTTAACTTTAAATGATGATGGTACTGAAATTTCGGATGATGAACGATCGCGAATCCTTCGCCAGATCGATATAACTAGCGAAAGAGCTTTACGATTAGTTCAGGATTTAACTAAAATTTCAAAGCTTGAAGATGCGATGTTTGAGCTGGAGCCAATAAATTCTAAAAAAATTTGTTGCGATGTTGTTTCTGAAATTTCAGATGTATTTAAACTCCACAATCGAGTTATCAGATTTAAAAATGTACGAAAAAATGAACTTATTGTTGCAAATTATGAACTTTTGCGTTCAGTTTTGATGAATTTTTCAGATAACGCGCTTTATTCTTCGAACGAAAAAACTGAAGTTGAAATCAAGGTTTCGAACATTGGTGAAAAGGTTCGAATTTCTGTGCGTGATTTTGGTGATGAATTGCCACTTTCAATTTGGCGCGCCGTTAAAAAGCAAAATCATCAACCCGTGCAGGCCAGCTCACGTCCGCAAAGTTCGGGTTTGGGTATTTTTATTGCGCAAAGTTTTGCTACGGCAATGGGTGCTAAAATTGGTGTAATTCGCCACCGCAACGGAAGCACATTTTATATAGATTTAAACCGTTCTGGTCAATTGAGTTTGTTGTGA
- a CDS encoding response regulator, which produces MKKILIIEDNVILAENFERILRKNFEISHANSAEKAILKINKRLPDLILLDILLEGHSAFALLNELQSYADTARIPVVVCSDLAAELEMESLKHFNVRDIFEKSQFQPRELRERISEIINE; this is translated from the coding sequence GTGAAAAAAATTTTAATTATTGAAGATAATGTGATTTTGGCTGAAAATTTTGAGCGAATTCTACGCAAGAATTTTGAAATTTCGCACGCCAATTCAGCCGAAAAGGCAATTTTAAAAATTAATAAAAGGTTGCCAGATTTGATTCTTTTAGATATTCTGCTTGAAGGTCATTCGGCATTTGCGCTACTAAACGAGCTCCAAAGTTATGCTGATACGGCAAGGATTCCAGTTGTCGTTTGCTCAGACTTAGCAGCTGAACTCGAAATGGAAAGTTTAAAACATTTTAACGTTCGGGATATTTTTGAAAAATCACAGTTTCAACCACGAGAGTTGCGAGAAAGAATAAGTGAGATTATAAATGAATAA
- the recO gene encoding DNA repair protein RecO has protein sequence MNNTRKKTLAIVLRRTDFGEADRIVNLLTPSGKVSAMARGVRRPKSKLAGGIEFFALNEVVLIEGKSEMRTLSSARMREFFGEILKDFERTEFAYQAIKTISWLCEQIESGDFFEILLTVFRSLNNFEIDLSLTKKWFNLKMAEFSGDEINLESDKNGKPLQADLTYSFDFYDKVFVEDSEGDFNANHIKFLRLMLSSQPQIISKVKGNEKILEDLKEVFFMLNKK, from the coding sequence ATGAATAACACACGAAAAAAAACTTTAGCGATAGTCCTGCGACGAACTGATTTTGGCGAGGCTGATCGAATCGTAAATTTATTAACACCAAGCGGAAAAGTGAGCGCAATGGCGCGTGGTGTTCGAAGACCAAAATCGAAACTTGCTGGTGGAATCGAATTTTTTGCGCTAAACGAGGTTGTTCTAATTGAAGGGAAAAGTGAAATGCGCACACTTTCCTCGGCGCGAATGCGAGAATTTTTTGGTGAAATTTTAAAGGACTTCGAGCGAACCGAGTTTGCATATCAGGCGATAAAAACGATTTCTTGGCTTTGCGAACAGATTGAGAGTGGTGATTTTTTTGAAATTCTATTAACAGTTTTTCGAAGTTTAAATAATTTTGAGATTGACTTAAGTCTAACGAAAAAATGGTTTAATTTAAAGATGGCTGAATTTTCTGGTGATGAAATCAACCTTGAAAGCGACAAGAATGGTAAACCCCTGCAGGCAGATTTAACTTATAGCTTCGATTTTTATGATAAAGTTTTTGTTGAAGATAGTGAAGGTGATTTCAATGCTAATCATATAAAATTTTTAAGATTAATGCTTTCTAGTCAGCCGCAAATTATCTCAAAAGTAAAGGGTAATGAGAAGATTTTAGAAGATTTAAAAGAGGTGTTTTTTATGCTGAATAAAAAATAA
- the prfB gene encoding peptide chain release factor 2 yields the protein MDRLKARTGNILDELEKASLKLNLEDKKQQLNNLESEVSNPEIWLNPSVAQEKIKKLANLKKEIHPWVVLRTQVEDIFELINLGDEDLIEEFESQICQFENDFKELQKQLLFSGEFDHGDAIVRITSGVGGTDAQDFAEMLERMYLRWSEKNEFKTEQIERSTGEEAGIKTSVFEVQGLNAYGKLRSENGVHRLVRISPFNSAGSRETSFALVEILPKIDAPEQVEIAEKDLRVDVYRSGGKGGQGVNTTDSAVRITHLPTGIVVAIQNERSQTQNKETAMNILRGKLVQMKMEQHAQNLSELQAGKSADWGSQIRNYVLNPYKLVKDTRTKYEEKDVDKVLNGEIDGFIYAFLEYSEE from the coding sequence ATGGATAGGCTGAAAGCTCGCACGGGCAATATTTTAGATGAGCTTGAAAAAGCGAGCTTGAAGCTTAATCTTGAAGATAAGAAACAGCAACTAAATAACCTCGAAAGCGAAGTTTCAAATCCCGAAATTTGGTTGAATCCTTCTGTTGCGCAAGAAAAAATTAAAAAACTTGCCAATCTAAAGAAGGAAATTCATCCTTGGGTTGTTTTGAGAACGCAGGTCGAGGATATTTTTGAGTTGATAAATCTTGGTGATGAAGATCTCATAGAGGAATTCGAAAGTCAAATTTGTCAGTTCGAAAATGATTTTAAAGAGTTGCAAAAACAACTTCTTTTTAGCGGAGAATTTGATCACGGAGATGCAATTGTGCGTATTACGTCTGGTGTTGGCGGAACCGACGCACAAGATTTTGCCGAAATGCTTGAGCGAATGTATTTGCGCTGGTCGGAGAAAAATGAATTTAAAACTGAGCAGATTGAGCGCAGTACTGGTGAAGAAGCTGGAATAAAAACCAGTGTTTTTGAGGTTCAAGGGTTAAACGCTTATGGTAAACTTCGCAGCGAAAACGGAGTGCATCGTTTGGTACGAATTTCACCATTTAATAGTGCTGGAAGCCGTGAAACTTCTTTTGCACTGGTTGAGATTTTACCAAAAATTGATGCACCCGAACAAGTTGAGATTGCCGAAAAAGACTTACGAGTTGATGTTTATCGTTCTGGTGGAAAAGGCGGGCAGGGCGTGAACACGACTGATTCGGCAGTTCGAATCACGCACTTGCCAACCGGAATTGTTGTAGCGATTCAAAATGAGCGTTCGCAGACTCAAAATAAAGAGACCGCTATGAATATTTTACGTGGAAAGCTTGTGCAGATGAAAATGGAACAGCATGCGCAAAATCTAAGCGAACTTCAGGCTGGAAAGTCTGCTGATTGGGGCTCACAAATTCGAAACTATGTTCTCAACCCTTATAAATTAGTGAAAGACACTCGAACAAAATATGAAGAAAAAGATGTAGATAAAGTCCTAAATGGTGAAATCGACGGATTTATTTACGCCTTTTTGGAATATTCTGAAGAGTAA